Within Plasmodium vinckei vinckei genome assembly, chromosome: PVVCY_12, the genomic segment ATTGTAgagatattaaaaatatatataaggtatggtttatataatgatCTAATAACTAAGCATTGCCAAATAATTAaactatataatattttatttttttatgtaatacttttatattttaagaatatgttttaacatacaaacaaacaaaaacaATGCTACAattcaataaatataaaattgttgtACAATATCAGACTGAAACAATGGGAATaagttatataaaaaatataataaaaaatatttttaaataagcaAATATTGTAAagattaaatatatatatgtatgaatttctataaataaatgaatgagtacaaataaatcaatATGCGCTATTTGTGTGTGCTTAGCATACgcaatataaataagaacAAAAACCgcaatttttaattatctTAAATAAGTACCATTTTATAGCAATATAAGGCATGTAAAATGGTactaatatttataaaacaaaaaaataaatgtaaaaatattataaatatatatacatatgtagtATCATGGTGCATAAACCACATAGTAAGTATACACGcatgtatgcatattatatacatatgattatatattagGTATAGGGacaataattaaaatttcaataagtctattaaaataagactaaaaaatatcataaattttaataaatatatactttaaatgttgtttattttattatatttaaccATATATTGTGCATTATATATCTTGACAACTGAATAAATAgaagaaattaaaataaatcattcttatatattttttttaagtttgtATCTGTTAAAGGTAttgttttttgtaaaaatcaaatacatgtataaaaaaattttcaaacaaatttaaaaaaataaaaagaaaaattgaatcaaaaaaatgtaaataatatgcatgCATGTGATATTCTCTTTGCAGATATTGCATGGAATACACCTTTGTGTGTAATTTATACAACCTCGAAATTACAACAATTATTAGCTGGCTCTTTGAAATATTAACGAAGTACATGCATATGTACATGGATGCATTTAgggtttatatattttttggtacatacttttaatattttttttgcttgtTGTAGAAtgtgttaaaaaaatacacggcgtttattatttctttatttatacataagGCTCGAAAATTCATATGTACCaattaatgttttttttgataatgatttagcaaaaaaaataaaaaatcacatcaatttaataatgataaatgaTTAAGAAGTGTGAGAAAATTATTCTTCATCCATACCATCAAAATATTGTTGCAATTCTAAAATTGCCTTTTCGGCTTTTTTCCTCCTTTCTGAAtcattattacatttttgattttcaattttaactaacttaattttttcgacaattttattaaaattttccaTAAATTTATCATCTTTTTTGTTATGAGTATcgctattattattttttttttcagattcatcactttttttttgattctCTTTTTTCTCCAATTTTTCTTCAGTCTTTTTTGAGTCTTCTAATACGACTGATTTTGGTGGGCTTGATGaaatatctttattttcattatttttttttgtattattttctatttttatatctttttgattaattatattttctttttttaatttcaagCCTTTCCACATGTGGCAATGTAAAGCTTCAATCAATCTTTCATCATCGTCACAAAATTCatcaaaatatgtattttttttttgagttTGATTTATAATTGGATTATTTCCATTGAGGTTTGGCTTATCACTATTGTTAGACTCATATTCTATATACAAACATTCGATAAAATATTCTGTACAAAATTTAagtatttctttttcttttttttgtaacaaCAGTGGAAATATGGCAATTTTAACTCCtatatctttatataaattagaaaaatcaaaatcatcattttttatcattttatcattttttgcctcaaaatttataaacgGGTTATTATCTATTAACTGTTTAGTATCTTCATTAAATTcgtcaaataaaaaaataatactttCACAATTTAAGTTTAAATTTGTGTATTTATTAGTATCACTTAAAAGGCTATTACtaattatttcatctttttttgtCTCTCCATTTTCTATGGTATATGGAATACATGAtagtataattatttgtgcttgataatatttattaacaatttgtatttttgcttcttttttaaaaataaaatcttttaaattattatctgTCTCTTTATTCTCATATAAAACTTTGTGCCATTTTTCATCAGTATAATGATTTATAACTTcaaattttgttaatatatattttatgaaaactTCAACTTTGTCTTTATCATATGATAGTACTACTATATTTGGAagattttccatttttacttttttcttacttaaaaattgtttatgtTTTACGAGAGaaatatcataattattattgtattagcaaatttaattaaaatgagTTGATTCACTTGATTTTTCTTGGAACTTCATTTGGTAGCGGtaataacatatttatataaaggtgttgaaaaaaatatataaataatatattttatctaggccttttaaataattgtaaaaaataataagaaaatactatacataatatttctATCTAATGAATAGtatatccttttttatttttaaattagaagaatgtttttttctttttctttttttttataatttccaTATCTtaaagaattatttttcatacaTATACAATGTTGAAATTTGGtcgttatttttttttaattatttttgtactgccatttttttctcttaattgtatatatggtgataataattttatacacaataatttttccatattGAAATagtatgaaataaaaaaaaaattaaaaactaTTTTAATTCTAATACCTCTTAAAATTAGCTAGTTTTGTTCTTTCCTTACATTTATTAGTATCATTTTTAGAAAAGAAAttccatatttatatagtatgtatataaaaatggggTAGCAAAACGgtgtataaaattattattacactCTCAAAGTTTaatatgcatttatttGGAAGGATAAGAATATAgccatatataaaatgaagGTATGATATGAATCTTGGTTGTCTCTTTAAgattcattaatatttttacactTAATGAGAATACATCAAATAAAAggttttcataaaaaagtttttaaaagttaaattaaaaatggtgtatgtacaaaataatgcacaatgaattataaattccataaaatgtttttggAGAGTTGAACCCTCAAATTGTGCATGTCCCATATGTATAGCATAGGGAAAAaatactttaaaaaaaaaaatcacattttttgaataattaatttgtcTCTCTCTTATCATACTATTCATTTTAGTAGTAAGAAAGGAGACTAAAAtgttttagaaaaaattaatattgatGGTTAGGTAAAGCGGCCAGGggtaataattatatatttcattagcTACCTATGATTGTTTAGAAATATGACACTTGTAACTGgtctatataaattaatttcaGTATTTGGATTGATCATCCTTCAAATTAATCAGTTCATAAGGATATGAATTTGTAagttcattattttttgacaAGTTGAACAACATCTTCATCATTAAGCTCGTGATCTTTTCCTACTTTTTGTGGATTATGTTTAACTGATTTTCCCCATACTAAAGCGTATTTAAATTGGTTGAGTAAAGATcgatgtatttttttacaaaaattttcaacttttgatttatctttttttaaaataacaGGGGAATCATAATCTGGTATATGACCTTTAGGTTTAGTATATATACGTACTAGGTCAAGATAATTCCATATTTCTTCTAATAAGCCATCAAGATTCCATTCTAAATGTGCTGATATAGGAATATTATGAGGTAATTTtgtaattaaatttaattcttCCATAGTTATTTGATCTACTTtatttaatacatatatacatggtACATATAATCTGTTCCCTTCAATAACATCTATAATATCATCAACAGTTGCTTCACATCttattgatatatttgCATTCATAATTCTATATTCATGACAAATagatttaattatttcttcatctaaattatttaatggtACCGTATGAGTAATATTAATACCAcctttatcttttttttgaaaaataatatttggtggttttttatttaatctGATTCCAAAACCTTCTAATTCtttttctataatttttttaaaggatAATGGTTTTAATGCATCTAAGac encodes:
- a CDS encoding ribosome-interacting GTPase 1, putative — translated: MSILQKIADIEAEMAKTQKNKATNYHLGLLKAKLSKLKAQLIEGGGKGGGEGEGFDVSKTGDARIGLVGFPSVGKSTLLNKLTGTFSEVASYEFTTLTCVPGIFKYKGAKMQLLDLPGIIEGAKDGKGRGKQVIAVAKSCSLILIVLDALKPLSFKKIIEKELEGFGIRLNKKPPNIIFQKKDKGGINITHTVPLNNLDEEIIKSICHEYRIMNANISIRCEATVDDIIDVIEGNRLYVPCIYVLNKVDQITMEELNLITKLPHNIPISAHLEWNLDGLLEEIWNYLDLVRIYTKPKGHIPDYDSPVILKKDKSKVENFCKKIHRSLLNQFKYALVWGKSVKHNPQKVGKDHELNDEDVVQLVKK